The Clostridia bacterium DNA segment CCACCCTCCGGTCTAAGTTACGTCGCATCCAGTCGGCACTCGAAAGAAAATAAAGTGGATCCCCGGCGTTGCCAAATTTGAAAATACGAGAATGCTCCAGAAAACGGCCCACAATGCTATATACCTCTATGTTCTCACTTAGCCCCTTTTTGCCTGGTAGTAACCCACATATTCCTCTTACCATAAGACGAATTTTCACACCTGCTTTTGAAGCCTCGTACAGTTTTTCGGTTATTTCTTCGTCAATCAAAGAATTAATTTTCACTTCTATGGAAGCAGGCAAACCATTTTTCGCATTTTCAATTTCCTTGTCGATTAATTGGTAGAATTTAGACCTCAGATTTTCGGGTGCTGTGGCCATACACTGCAGATGATTTACCTTGGTGTATCCCGACAAAGAATTAAAGATTGCACTCACATCCTCCCCAATCTTCTTATTGCTTGTCATAAGGCCCAAATCCACATACAGCTTTGCTGTCACATCATTGTAGTTCCCTGTAGATAGGTGCACATAGCGCTCTATGGTATCGTGTTCCTTGCGCACCACCAAGAGCAATTTACAATGCGTTTTTAGGCCTACCAAACCATAGATGACGTGCGCGCCCGCTTTTTCCAATTTCTTAGCCCATATGATATTGCTTTCTTCGTCAAAGCGAGCTTTCAGTTCTACTAGAACTGTCACCTGCTTTCCGTTTTCTGCCGCTGTAGCCAAGGCTTCAATGATGGGAGAATTACCACTTACCCGGTAGAGTGTCATTTTAATTGCTAGAACATTCGAATCACTAGCCGCATAACGCACCATATCGATAACGGGTGTAAATGAATCGTATGGATGGTGCAGTAATACATCCTTCTTTCGCAGCTTTTTAAAGAAACTCGAGGCGTCCTTGTAGGTCATCGCTTGATGGGACGTGAATGGCTTATATGCCTCCGCTTGTAGTGGAACCTCGCGGACGAATTTCATCAAGAATGTTAAATCGATGGAGTGCAGTACCCTAAACGTCTCACGAGCGCTGACCTCTAAACGTTCTTGAAGAATGCGGAGTAAACGAAGATCCATATCCGACTGCACTTCTAGACGAACCACCTTGCCCCATTTACGCATTTTCAGTGTCTCCTGAATGGTCGCCAAAAGGTCTTCTGCTTCTTCCTCGTCATAGCCCAAATCGGCGTTTCTAGTAATACGATAGTGACCATACGCTAAAATCTTGTGGTTATCGAATAATTCACCCAAATGTTCCTTAATAATCTTTTCCAACAAGATAAAGCAACGCTTTCCTCCAGAGGATGGCACCTCAATATAGCGTGGTAGCACTGATGGTGTTTGTACCGTTGCAAAAAGATATTTGTCCCTATGCTTCTGACTTTGCAGCAAAAGGCCCACATTAAGTGTCTTGTTTTGAATTAAAGGAAATGGCCTTGACTGATCTACGACCAAAGGCGTAAGTACAGGGTAGACCATCTCTTTATAATAACGTTCTGCAAAGTCTTTTTGTTCCTTATTCAATTCCCGATATCGATAAAAACGTACCTGCTTTTTCTTTAGGTCATCCAATAACTGAAAATAGGCATTATACTGACGAGTATACATCTCGTGTACTTTTTTGTTGATAACCTCTATTTGCTTAAGAGGATTCATCCCAGAGGGGTCCTCAATCTTAACTCCTGCTTCAACTTGATCCCACAGTGAACCTACACGAATCATATAAAATTCATCTAAATTAGAGCTCACAATAGATATGAATTTTAGGCGTTCCAATAAGGGGCTATTTCGGTCCTCTGCTTCTTCCACCACGCGGCTGTTGAAGGCCAGCCAACTAAGCTCTCGGTTAATATATTTATTCATACGTCACTCCTTC contains these protein-coding regions:
- the ppk1 gene encoding polyphosphate kinase 1 — encoded protein: MNKYINRELSWLAFNSRVVEEAEDRNSPLLERLKFISIVSSNLDEFYMIRVGSLWDQVEAGVKIEDPSGMNPLKQIEVINKKVHEMYTRQYNAYFQLLDDLKKKQVRFYRYRELNKEQKDFAERYYKEMVYPVLTPLVVDQSRPFPLIQNKTLNVGLLLQSQKHRDKYLFATVQTPSVLPRYIEVPSSGGKRCFILLEKIIKEHLGELFDNHKILAYGHYRITRNADLGYDEEEAEDLLATIQETLKMRKWGKVVRLEVQSDMDLRLLRILQERLEVSARETFRVLHSIDLTFLMKFVREVPLQAEAYKPFTSHQAMTYKDASSFFKKLRKKDVLLHHPYDSFTPVIDMVRYAASDSNVLAIKMTLYRVSGNSPIIEALATAAENGKQVTVLVELKARFDEESNIIWAKKLEKAGAHVIYGLVGLKTHCKLLLVVRKEHDTIERYVHLSTGNYNDVTAKLYVDLGLMTSNKKIGEDVSAIFNSLSGYTKVNHLQCMATAPENLRSKFYQLIDKEIENAKNGLPASIEVKINSLIDEEITEKLYEASKAGVKIRLMVRGICGLLPGKKGLSENIEVYSIVGRFLEHSRIFKFGNAGDPLYFLSSADWMRRNLDRRVETLFPILENKAKERLERILALHFADNVKCRVLGDDGIYRRKPQGAESINSQEIFLEQSI